A DNA window from Paramormyrops kingsleyae isolate MSU_618 chromosome 10, PKINGS_0.4, whole genome shotgun sequence contains the following coding sequences:
- the nhsl2 gene encoding NHS-like protein 2 isoform X3, with product MRAVLRNPSKHGVSASSRSPVPSPDPGPASAPSSEAATTNLDAESKRAAHFRSSWQQHVNVFGSWSRPECVQQLRQEAELNLQSLLQDFEEHLYEPKVTGQTFRHPSSLSSEDTSLSDPPGLISQKPEFIFLPASSEECEGGATPIGFWSQEHSITAEKPPWPPSGRAQEQQWPTDTTGDEALLHVDLIQGICGPESDTRLLTPSPETQSPHLFLRKTYSDLEQNLLHSPGSPSGAMEHAGLMCGSPSWNGPKGSTFSPSWNNSMDYVMAHGPATKPPTNQQQADLLLDPSQSGSSLSYSSGSHSSSFTSNSVEPSARALATTSIMAGKRAETEGAAASPRDREKRPMRPGALRFRERSLSTPTDSESFCSADNVSCMDTQRLGAESYALMYPSGSSEDGASADNESLAVTDFHPDGRLRIRSRSISLKKSKKKPPPPVRSVSLVKNLRGARAEGPQRESRPRSLYLPREHLHDSYLSDYVLGGDGRSLKEEPDIPLSIRETMEGSQAPDQEVELSFPDQWQLNEWHSSDPYRSLSGSSTATGTTVIECLKARGSSESLDSPGTSRATSPSQFSVEAEAKISPFKPHGLMSPSSGYSSQSETPTPTIPSAQVTGPSPLACKMRPKIPERKSSLPATSPMERPARSRLSFELPVASASELPSIKPKPKASRRHSDTSPTSQSGQPVVTQTDLRNVRLRSVGRSEIEDNLDCPVDIIEEEQMRDDDSPPVTLREKPKPPVAVKPPLPKRPLNLMLESPSSSLQGPESPPISPKEWRMPVGNIYMVVKKPKKKPLQAAPIATQEIPQHQEVLDIQQGASLIDLPSPSSPKKEHQTRTLTSSVTVSCLAELDRKRIKVPPPVPKKPSVLLLPSSVVHSNGADDSGPPSPGGERVSEEFPAVEESQVQTKQSEPQDSDVTAFPTGTLTGIPAYVFSEECGSIAEMEALHISEEPTEGVFGLTPSPHTTEDLFTIIHRSKRKVLGRREPSATFTSRPSLVSPVRTDPRSHTLGATPRSSSRNQNFMALLQKKNNKPSTGSRVSAMELLKSTNPLARRVTEFNQSELDPTDGPRTPQGQ from the exons CCACCACTAACTTGGACGCGGAGAGCAAGCGAGCGGCCCACTTCCGATCGTCATGGCAACAGCATGTGAATGTGTTCGGCTCGTGGAGTAGGCCGGAGTGCGTGCAGCAGCTGCGTCAGGAGGCAGAGCTCAATCTCCAGAGCCTGCTCCAAG ACTTTGAGGAGCACCTCTACGAGCCTAAAGTGACCGGGCAGACGTTCCGACACCCCTCCTCACTGAGCTCGGAGGACACCTCCCTGAGTGACCCCCCCGGGCTGATCAGCCAGAAACCAGAGTTCATCTTCCTG CCGGCTTCCAGTGAGGAGTGTGAGGGGGGGGCCACGCCCATAGGGTTTTGGAGTCAAGAGCACAGCATCACTGCTGAGAAGCCGCCCTGGCCCCCTAGTGGTCGGGCCCAAGAACAGCAGTGGCCAACAGACACCACAG GTGATGAGGCACTTCTACATGTTGACCTGATTCAGGGAATCTGCGGTCCTGAGTCTGACACTAGGTTGCTAACGCCATCTCCCGAAACCCAGAGCCCCCATCTGTTCCTGAGGAAGACCTACAGTGACCTGGAGCAGAACTTGCTGCACTCCCCTGGGAGCCCATCAGGTGCAATGGAGCATGCCGGCCTGATGTGTGGCAGCCCCTCCTGGAACGGGCCCAAGGGCTCCACCTTCTCACCATCTTGGAACAACTCCATGGATTATGTGATGGCTCATGGTCCAGCTACGAAACCACCAACTAACCAACAGCAAGCTGACCTGCTGCTGGAcccctcccagagtgggtcaAGCCTCTCCTACAGCTCAGGCTCACACTCTAGCTCCTTTACCTCCAACTCTGTGGAGCCATCAGCCAGAGCTCTGGCTACCACCAGCATTATGGCAGGCAAACGGGCCGAGACTGAAGGTGCTGCAGCAAGTCCCAGGGATCGGGAAAAGAGACCCATGCGGCCCGGGGCCCTCAGGTTCCGTGAACGGTCCCTGTCAACCCCAACAGACTCTGAATCATTCTGCTCGGCCGACAATGTGTCTTGCATGGATACCCAACGCTTAGGAGCCGAGAGCTATGCCTTGATGTACCCTAGTGGGAGTTCCGAGGATGGTGCAAGCGCTGACAATGAGTCTCTGGCGGTGACTGATTTCCACCCTGATGGGCGACTGAGGATAAGGTCCCGAAGCATCTCCCTGAAGAAGTCGAAGaagaagcccccacccccagtgcgCAGCGTGTCTCTGGTGAAGAACCTTAGGGGGGCACGTGCTGAGGGCCCTCAAAGAGAGAGCAGGCCCAGAAGCCTCTACCTTCCCAGAGAGCACTTGCATGACTCTTATTTATCAGACTATGTGCTCGGGGGAGATGGCAGATCCCTGAAAGAGGAGCCTGACATACCATTGTCCATCAGAGAGACGATGGAGGGGAGTCAGGCACCAGACCAGGAAGTGGAGCTGTCCTTCCCTGACCAATGGCAGCTAAATGAGTGGCACTCCAGTGACCCCTACAGGTCACTGTCTGGTTCTAGCACAGCAACAGGCACGACAGTGATAGAGTGCCTGAAAGCACGAGGTAGCTCAGAGTCCCTTGACTCCCCTGGCACCTCTCGTGCCACCTCACCCTCTCAGTTCTCTGTTGAAGCAGAGGCAAAAATCTCCCCCTTCAAGCCCCATGGGCTAATGTCCCCCTCCAGTGGCTACTCAAGCCAGTCAGAGACCCCAACACCAACAATACCCAGTGCTCAAGTGACTGGACCATCGCCATTGGCTTGCAAGATGCGGCCAAAGATACCAGAGAGGAAGTCCTCGCTACCTGCCACATCCCCCATGGAGAGACCTGCCAGGTCACGCCTTTCCTTTGAACTGCCTGTGGCATCTGCCTCAGAATTGCCCTCTATCAAGCCCAAGCCCAAGGCTAGCCGACGACACTCTGATACATCTCCTACCAGCCAGTCAGGGCAGCCAGTGGTAACCCAGACTGATCTGAGAAACGTGCGTCTTCGTTCTGTTGGCCGCTCAGAGATTGAGGATAACCTGGACTGCCCCGTGGACATCATCGAGGAGGAGCAAATGAGGGATGACGACAGCCCCCCTGTCACACTCCGTGAAAAACCTAAACCACCAGTAGCGGTGAAGCCCCCCCTTCCCAAACGACCCCTCAACCTGATGCTGGAGTCTCCTTCCTCCTCTCTACAGGGTCCAGAATCTCCACCAATCTCGCCCAAAGAATGGCGAATGCCTGTAGGGAACATCTACATGGTGGTGAAAAAACCCAAGAAGAAACCTCTGCAAGCAGCACCCATTGCCACTCAAGAGATCCCTCAACATCAGGAAGTGCTGGACATTCAGCAAGGGGCCAGCCTCATTGATCTTCCCTCCCCCTCCAGCCCAAAGAAGGAGCATCAGACCAGGACATTGACCAGCAGTGTCACTGTCTCCTGTTTGGCAGAGCTGGACAGAAAGCGGATCAAGGTTCCCCCTCCGGTCCCAAAGAAACCCAGTGTCCTcctgctgccctctagtgttgTCCACTCCAATGGGGCAGATGACAGCGGCCCCCCATCGCCGGGTGGGGAGCGTGTGTCTGAAGAATTTccagctgtagaggaaagccaGGTCCAGACAAAACAAAGTGAACCTCAAGACAGTGATGTCACAGCATTTCCTACAGGGACACTGACAG GGATCCCTGCATATGTATTTTCTGAGGAGTGCGGCTCTATTGCAGAGATGGAAGCCCTGCACATCTCTGAGGAGCCTACAGAGGGTGTGTTTGGCCTCACACCATCGCCCCATACTACAGAAGATCTGTTCACTATCATCCACAG GTCCAAACGAAAAGTTCTGGGGCGCAGGGAACCGTCGGCTACCTTTACCAGTCGGCCAAGCCTGGTGTCTCCAGTGCGGACTGACCCGCGGTCCCACACGCTGGGGGCCACACCCCGATCCAGTTCACGGAACCAGAACTTCATGGCCCTGTTGCAGAAGAAGAACAACAAACCCAGCACTGGCAGCAGAGTGTCAGCCATGGAGCTTTTGAAGAGCACCAACCCGCTCGCCCGCCGGGTTACCGAATTCAACCAGTCTGAGCTGGACCCGACCGATGGCCCCAGAACACCCCAGGGACAGTGA
- the nhsl2 gene encoding NHS-like protein 2 isoform X4 translates to MFWDRKHGVMGNSQRRSKGRHRPLGATATTNLDAESKRAAHFRSSWQQHVNVFGSWSRPECVQQLRQEAELNLQSLLQDFEEHLYEPKVTGQTFRHPSSLSSEDTSLSDPPGLISQKPEFIFLPASSEECEGGATPIGFWSQEHSITAEKPPWPPSGRAQEQQWPTDTTGDEALLHVDLIQGICGPESDTRLLTPSPETQSPHLFLRKTYSDLEQNLLHSPGSPSGAMEHAGLMCGSPSWNGPKGSTFSPSWNNSMDYVMAHGPATKPPTNQQQADLLLDPSQSGSSLSYSSGSHSSSFTSNSVEPSARALATTSIMAGKRAETEGAAASPRDREKRPMRPGALRFRERSLSTPTDSESFCSADNVSCMDTQRLGAESYALMYPSGSSEDGASADNESLAVTDFHPDGRLRIRSRSISLKKSKKKPPPPVRSVSLVKNLRGARAEGPQRESRPRSLYLPREHLHDSYLSDYVLGGDGRSLKEEPDIPLSIRETMEGSQAPDQEVELSFPDQWQLNEWHSSDPYRSLSGSSTATGTTVIECLKARGSSESLDSPGTSRATSPSQFSVEAEAKISPFKPHGLMSPSSGYSSQSETPTPTIPSAQVTGPSPLACKMRPKIPERKSSLPATSPMERPARSRLSFELPVASASELPSIKPKPKASRRHSDTSPTSQSGQPVVTQTDLRNVRLRSVGRSEIEDNLDCPVDIIEEEQMRDDDSPPVTLREKPKPPVAVKPPLPKRPLNLMLESPSSSLQGPESPPISPKEWRMPVGNIYMVVKKPKKKPLQAAPIATQEIPQHQEVLDIQQGASLIDLPSPSSPKKEHQTRTLTSSVTVSCLAELDRKRIKVPPPVPKKPSVLLLPSSVVHSNGADDSGPPSPGGERVSEEFPAVEESQVQTKQSEPQDSDVTAFPTGTLTGIPAYVFSEECGSIAEMEALHISEEPTEGVFGLTPSPHTTEDLFTIIHRSKRKVLGRREPSATFTSRPSLVSPVRTDPRSHTLGATPRSSSRNQNFMALLQKKNNKPSTGSRVSAMELLKSTNPLARRVTEFNQSELDPTDGPRTPQGQ, encoded by the exons CCACCACTAACTTGGACGCGGAGAGCAAGCGAGCGGCCCACTTCCGATCGTCATGGCAACAGCATGTGAATGTGTTCGGCTCGTGGAGTAGGCCGGAGTGCGTGCAGCAGCTGCGTCAGGAGGCAGAGCTCAATCTCCAGAGCCTGCTCCAAG ACTTTGAGGAGCACCTCTACGAGCCTAAAGTGACCGGGCAGACGTTCCGACACCCCTCCTCACTGAGCTCGGAGGACACCTCCCTGAGTGACCCCCCCGGGCTGATCAGCCAGAAACCAGAGTTCATCTTCCTG CCGGCTTCCAGTGAGGAGTGTGAGGGGGGGGCCACGCCCATAGGGTTTTGGAGTCAAGAGCACAGCATCACTGCTGAGAAGCCGCCCTGGCCCCCTAGTGGTCGGGCCCAAGAACAGCAGTGGCCAACAGACACCACAG GTGATGAGGCACTTCTACATGTTGACCTGATTCAGGGAATCTGCGGTCCTGAGTCTGACACTAGGTTGCTAACGCCATCTCCCGAAACCCAGAGCCCCCATCTGTTCCTGAGGAAGACCTACAGTGACCTGGAGCAGAACTTGCTGCACTCCCCTGGGAGCCCATCAGGTGCAATGGAGCATGCCGGCCTGATGTGTGGCAGCCCCTCCTGGAACGGGCCCAAGGGCTCCACCTTCTCACCATCTTGGAACAACTCCATGGATTATGTGATGGCTCATGGTCCAGCTACGAAACCACCAACTAACCAACAGCAAGCTGACCTGCTGCTGGAcccctcccagagtgggtcaAGCCTCTCCTACAGCTCAGGCTCACACTCTAGCTCCTTTACCTCCAACTCTGTGGAGCCATCAGCCAGAGCTCTGGCTACCACCAGCATTATGGCAGGCAAACGGGCCGAGACTGAAGGTGCTGCAGCAAGTCCCAGGGATCGGGAAAAGAGACCCATGCGGCCCGGGGCCCTCAGGTTCCGTGAACGGTCCCTGTCAACCCCAACAGACTCTGAATCATTCTGCTCGGCCGACAATGTGTCTTGCATGGATACCCAACGCTTAGGAGCCGAGAGCTATGCCTTGATGTACCCTAGTGGGAGTTCCGAGGATGGTGCAAGCGCTGACAATGAGTCTCTGGCGGTGACTGATTTCCACCCTGATGGGCGACTGAGGATAAGGTCCCGAAGCATCTCCCTGAAGAAGTCGAAGaagaagcccccacccccagtgcgCAGCGTGTCTCTGGTGAAGAACCTTAGGGGGGCACGTGCTGAGGGCCCTCAAAGAGAGAGCAGGCCCAGAAGCCTCTACCTTCCCAGAGAGCACTTGCATGACTCTTATTTATCAGACTATGTGCTCGGGGGAGATGGCAGATCCCTGAAAGAGGAGCCTGACATACCATTGTCCATCAGAGAGACGATGGAGGGGAGTCAGGCACCAGACCAGGAAGTGGAGCTGTCCTTCCCTGACCAATGGCAGCTAAATGAGTGGCACTCCAGTGACCCCTACAGGTCACTGTCTGGTTCTAGCACAGCAACAGGCACGACAGTGATAGAGTGCCTGAAAGCACGAGGTAGCTCAGAGTCCCTTGACTCCCCTGGCACCTCTCGTGCCACCTCACCCTCTCAGTTCTCTGTTGAAGCAGAGGCAAAAATCTCCCCCTTCAAGCCCCATGGGCTAATGTCCCCCTCCAGTGGCTACTCAAGCCAGTCAGAGACCCCAACACCAACAATACCCAGTGCTCAAGTGACTGGACCATCGCCATTGGCTTGCAAGATGCGGCCAAAGATACCAGAGAGGAAGTCCTCGCTACCTGCCACATCCCCCATGGAGAGACCTGCCAGGTCACGCCTTTCCTTTGAACTGCCTGTGGCATCTGCCTCAGAATTGCCCTCTATCAAGCCCAAGCCCAAGGCTAGCCGACGACACTCTGATACATCTCCTACCAGCCAGTCAGGGCAGCCAGTGGTAACCCAGACTGATCTGAGAAACGTGCGTCTTCGTTCTGTTGGCCGCTCAGAGATTGAGGATAACCTGGACTGCCCCGTGGACATCATCGAGGAGGAGCAAATGAGGGATGACGACAGCCCCCCTGTCACACTCCGTGAAAAACCTAAACCACCAGTAGCGGTGAAGCCCCCCCTTCCCAAACGACCCCTCAACCTGATGCTGGAGTCTCCTTCCTCCTCTCTACAGGGTCCAGAATCTCCACCAATCTCGCCCAAAGAATGGCGAATGCCTGTAGGGAACATCTACATGGTGGTGAAAAAACCCAAGAAGAAACCTCTGCAAGCAGCACCCATTGCCACTCAAGAGATCCCTCAACATCAGGAAGTGCTGGACATTCAGCAAGGGGCCAGCCTCATTGATCTTCCCTCCCCCTCCAGCCCAAAGAAGGAGCATCAGACCAGGACATTGACCAGCAGTGTCACTGTCTCCTGTTTGGCAGAGCTGGACAGAAAGCGGATCAAGGTTCCCCCTCCGGTCCCAAAGAAACCCAGTGTCCTcctgctgccctctagtgttgTCCACTCCAATGGGGCAGATGACAGCGGCCCCCCATCGCCGGGTGGGGAGCGTGTGTCTGAAGAATTTccagctgtagaggaaagccaGGTCCAGACAAAACAAAGTGAACCTCAAGACAGTGATGTCACAGCATTTCCTACAGGGACACTGACAG GGATCCCTGCATATGTATTTTCTGAGGAGTGCGGCTCTATTGCAGAGATGGAAGCCCTGCACATCTCTGAGGAGCCTACAGAGGGTGTGTTTGGCCTCACACCATCGCCCCATACTACAGAAGATCTGTTCACTATCATCCACAG GTCCAAACGAAAAGTTCTGGGGCGCAGGGAACCGTCGGCTACCTTTACCAGTCGGCCAAGCCTGGTGTCTCCAGTGCGGACTGACCCGCGGTCCCACACGCTGGGGGCCACACCCCGATCCAGTTCACGGAACCAGAACTTCATGGCCCTGTTGCAGAAGAAGAACAACAAACCCAGCACTGGCAGCAGAGTGTCAGCCATGGAGCTTTTGAAGAGCACCAACCCGCTCGCCCGCCGGGTTACCGAATTCAACCAGTCTGAGCTGGACCCGACCGATGGCCCCAGAACACCCCAGGGACAGTGA
- the nhsl2 gene encoding NHS-like protein 2 isoform X5, producing MKGLDHFWGERGNLGHAGAEAATTNLDAESKRAAHFRSSWQQHVNVFGSWSRPECVQQLRQEAELNLQSLLQDFEEHLYEPKVTGQTFRHPSSLSSEDTSLSDPPGLISQKPEFIFLPASSEECEGGATPIGFWSQEHSITAEKPPWPPSGRAQEQQWPTDTTGDEALLHVDLIQGICGPESDTRLLTPSPETQSPHLFLRKTYSDLEQNLLHSPGSPSGAMEHAGLMCGSPSWNGPKGSTFSPSWNNSMDYVMAHGPATKPPTNQQQADLLLDPSQSGSSLSYSSGSHSSSFTSNSVEPSARALATTSIMAGKRAETEGAAASPRDREKRPMRPGALRFRERSLSTPTDSESFCSADNVSCMDTQRLGAESYALMYPSGSSEDGASADNESLAVTDFHPDGRLRIRSRSISLKKSKKKPPPPVRSVSLVKNLRGARAEGPQRESRPRSLYLPREHLHDSYLSDYVLGGDGRSLKEEPDIPLSIRETMEGSQAPDQEVELSFPDQWQLNEWHSSDPYRSLSGSSTATGTTVIECLKARGSSESLDSPGTSRATSPSQFSVEAEAKISPFKPHGLMSPSSGYSSQSETPTPTIPSAQVTGPSPLACKMRPKIPERKSSLPATSPMERPARSRLSFELPVASASELPSIKPKPKASRRHSDTSPTSQSGQPVVTQTDLRNVRLRSVGRSEIEDNLDCPVDIIEEEQMRDDDSPPVTLREKPKPPVAVKPPLPKRPLNLMLESPSSSLQGPESPPISPKEWRMPVGNIYMVVKKPKKKPLQAAPIATQEIPQHQEVLDIQQGASLIDLPSPSSPKKEHQTRTLTSSVTVSCLAELDRKRIKVPPPVPKKPSVLLLPSSVVHSNGADDSGPPSPGGERVSEEFPAVEESQVQTKQSEPQDSDVTAFPTGTLTGIPAYVFSEECGSIAEMEALHISEEPTEGVFGLTPSPHTTEDLFTIIHRSKRKVLGRREPSATFTSRPSLVSPVRTDPRSHTLGATPRSSSRNQNFMALLQKKNNKPSTGSRVSAMELLKSTNPLARRVTEFNQSELDPTDGPRTPQGQ from the exons CCACCACTAACTTGGACGCGGAGAGCAAGCGAGCGGCCCACTTCCGATCGTCATGGCAACAGCATGTGAATGTGTTCGGCTCGTGGAGTAGGCCGGAGTGCGTGCAGCAGCTGCGTCAGGAGGCAGAGCTCAATCTCCAGAGCCTGCTCCAAG ACTTTGAGGAGCACCTCTACGAGCCTAAAGTGACCGGGCAGACGTTCCGACACCCCTCCTCACTGAGCTCGGAGGACACCTCCCTGAGTGACCCCCCCGGGCTGATCAGCCAGAAACCAGAGTTCATCTTCCTG CCGGCTTCCAGTGAGGAGTGTGAGGGGGGGGCCACGCCCATAGGGTTTTGGAGTCAAGAGCACAGCATCACTGCTGAGAAGCCGCCCTGGCCCCCTAGTGGTCGGGCCCAAGAACAGCAGTGGCCAACAGACACCACAG GTGATGAGGCACTTCTACATGTTGACCTGATTCAGGGAATCTGCGGTCCTGAGTCTGACACTAGGTTGCTAACGCCATCTCCCGAAACCCAGAGCCCCCATCTGTTCCTGAGGAAGACCTACAGTGACCTGGAGCAGAACTTGCTGCACTCCCCTGGGAGCCCATCAGGTGCAATGGAGCATGCCGGCCTGATGTGTGGCAGCCCCTCCTGGAACGGGCCCAAGGGCTCCACCTTCTCACCATCTTGGAACAACTCCATGGATTATGTGATGGCTCATGGTCCAGCTACGAAACCACCAACTAACCAACAGCAAGCTGACCTGCTGCTGGAcccctcccagagtgggtcaAGCCTCTCCTACAGCTCAGGCTCACACTCTAGCTCCTTTACCTCCAACTCTGTGGAGCCATCAGCCAGAGCTCTGGCTACCACCAGCATTATGGCAGGCAAACGGGCCGAGACTGAAGGTGCTGCAGCAAGTCCCAGGGATCGGGAAAAGAGACCCATGCGGCCCGGGGCCCTCAGGTTCCGTGAACGGTCCCTGTCAACCCCAACAGACTCTGAATCATTCTGCTCGGCCGACAATGTGTCTTGCATGGATACCCAACGCTTAGGAGCCGAGAGCTATGCCTTGATGTACCCTAGTGGGAGTTCCGAGGATGGTGCAAGCGCTGACAATGAGTCTCTGGCGGTGACTGATTTCCACCCTGATGGGCGACTGAGGATAAGGTCCCGAAGCATCTCCCTGAAGAAGTCGAAGaagaagcccccacccccagtgcgCAGCGTGTCTCTGGTGAAGAACCTTAGGGGGGCACGTGCTGAGGGCCCTCAAAGAGAGAGCAGGCCCAGAAGCCTCTACCTTCCCAGAGAGCACTTGCATGACTCTTATTTATCAGACTATGTGCTCGGGGGAGATGGCAGATCCCTGAAAGAGGAGCCTGACATACCATTGTCCATCAGAGAGACGATGGAGGGGAGTCAGGCACCAGACCAGGAAGTGGAGCTGTCCTTCCCTGACCAATGGCAGCTAAATGAGTGGCACTCCAGTGACCCCTACAGGTCACTGTCTGGTTCTAGCACAGCAACAGGCACGACAGTGATAGAGTGCCTGAAAGCACGAGGTAGCTCAGAGTCCCTTGACTCCCCTGGCACCTCTCGTGCCACCTCACCCTCTCAGTTCTCTGTTGAAGCAGAGGCAAAAATCTCCCCCTTCAAGCCCCATGGGCTAATGTCCCCCTCCAGTGGCTACTCAAGCCAGTCAGAGACCCCAACACCAACAATACCCAGTGCTCAAGTGACTGGACCATCGCCATTGGCTTGCAAGATGCGGCCAAAGATACCAGAGAGGAAGTCCTCGCTACCTGCCACATCCCCCATGGAGAGACCTGCCAGGTCACGCCTTTCCTTTGAACTGCCTGTGGCATCTGCCTCAGAATTGCCCTCTATCAAGCCCAAGCCCAAGGCTAGCCGACGACACTCTGATACATCTCCTACCAGCCAGTCAGGGCAGCCAGTGGTAACCCAGACTGATCTGAGAAACGTGCGTCTTCGTTCTGTTGGCCGCTCAGAGATTGAGGATAACCTGGACTGCCCCGTGGACATCATCGAGGAGGAGCAAATGAGGGATGACGACAGCCCCCCTGTCACACTCCGTGAAAAACCTAAACCACCAGTAGCGGTGAAGCCCCCCCTTCCCAAACGACCCCTCAACCTGATGCTGGAGTCTCCTTCCTCCTCTCTACAGGGTCCAGAATCTCCACCAATCTCGCCCAAAGAATGGCGAATGCCTGTAGGGAACATCTACATGGTGGTGAAAAAACCCAAGAAGAAACCTCTGCAAGCAGCACCCATTGCCACTCAAGAGATCCCTCAACATCAGGAAGTGCTGGACATTCAGCAAGGGGCCAGCCTCATTGATCTTCCCTCCCCCTCCAGCCCAAAGAAGGAGCATCAGACCAGGACATTGACCAGCAGTGTCACTGTCTCCTGTTTGGCAGAGCTGGACAGAAAGCGGATCAAGGTTCCCCCTCCGGTCCCAAAGAAACCCAGTGTCCTcctgctgccctctagtgttgTCCACTCCAATGGGGCAGATGACAGCGGCCCCCCATCGCCGGGTGGGGAGCGTGTGTCTGAAGAATTTccagctgtagaggaaagccaGGTCCAGACAAAACAAAGTGAACCTCAAGACAGTGATGTCACAGCATTTCCTACAGGGACACTGACAG GGATCCCTGCATATGTATTTTCTGAGGAGTGCGGCTCTATTGCAGAGATGGAAGCCCTGCACATCTCTGAGGAGCCTACAGAGGGTGTGTTTGGCCTCACACCATCGCCCCATACTACAGAAGATCTGTTCACTATCATCCACAG GTCCAAACGAAAAGTTCTGGGGCGCAGGGAACCGTCGGCTACCTTTACCAGTCGGCCAAGCCTGGTGTCTCCAGTGCGGACTGACCCGCGGTCCCACACGCTGGGGGCCACACCCCGATCCAGTTCACGGAACCAGAACTTCATGGCCCTGTTGCAGAAGAAGAACAACAAACCCAGCACTGGCAGCAGAGTGTCAGCCATGGAGCTTTTGAAGAGCACCAACCCGCTCGCCCGCCGGGTTACCGAATTCAACCAGTCTGAGCTGGACCCGACCGATGGCCCCAGAACACCCCAGGGACAGTGA